A portion of the Pleurocapsa minor HA4230-MV1 genome contains these proteins:
- a CDS encoding response regulator has translation MNSSSSGNRNYSSISNLSFDIGTNSSVSSVNNDLTNSLNRQIRILIVDDQKMIREGLKALIKTESDLEIVGVAENGEHAINQVESLNPEVVLMDMEMPGMDGIDATKIICQKFPDVKVLVLSTFDNQEYVANSLNSGAMGYLLKGTPAKELIDAIRSIHRGYAQIGPGIYRNLSLPQAEEVDKLPIMSPLAARIADTTATEKSYPPGQLISSKASNDDAALVKRKPASIETRKFEQTVMLRPSPRWSRLTMACIMGVTAFTLIWAKFAKIEQVIPTQGMIQPIGKTQEIQVPTNGVVKEVRVEEGDRVEEGDVLMVLDTTTSKAQVNSLTQVRKTLKQENRFYRALLAGKVNANNFNSTVAALKIPPEVASLSRNRAELRDENALLNNLLNGSGGNFDPDQLQRLQASRADLTERTASARLEVEQLERQSEQNDIQLQDTRAQLETGKQNLQEIINRNLESRKQAEDSIKIERETLASMMPVYKAGGIAKYQVSQQRQKINDRNASMVNAMKQGNLERDRQEQDITTLQAEINRLLQEGERLSLDISQAKQQLSNTTSVSKKDFYDQRASNRIRLSEIDSQLNKTIVENDKQIAEINSQVAGAEQNLRYQTIVAPITGDVFDLTAYPGYVPPAGQAAKPILQIVPTEDLVAEVFVTTDKIGFVEKGMPVDVRISAFDFGRYGGIDGKVQFISASSLEPEPPYDFFRYAVKVNLDQDYLMVDGEKKYIRPGMEVQANVRINEHRTVWNLMTDEFLGGIEKFKGLR, from the coding sequence ATGAATTCATCCAGCAGTGGCAATAGAAATTACTCATCGATTAGTAATTTGTCCTTTGATATCGGAACTAACAGTTCGGTAAGTTCGGTAAATAATGATCTGACTAATTCTTTAAATCGTCAAATTCGCATTTTAATCGTCGACGATCAAAAAATGATTCGGGAAGGATTAAAAGCTCTAATCAAAACAGAAAGCGATCTTGAAATAGTTGGTGTTGCTGAAAATGGCGAACACGCCATTAATCAGGTGGAATCCTTAAATCCAGAAGTAGTTCTGATGGACATGGAAATGCCAGGGATGGATGGGATAGATGCCACTAAAATAATTTGTCAAAAGTTTCCTGACGTTAAGGTACTAGTACTGAGTACTTTTGACAACCAGGAATATGTAGCTAACTCCCTCAATTCTGGAGCAATGGGTTATTTGCTTAAGGGTACGCCCGCGAAAGAATTAATTGATGCAATTAGATCGATTCATCGTGGCTATGCGCAAATTGGGCCAGGAATTTATCGTAATTTATCTTTACCGCAGGCAGAAGAGGTAGATAAGCTACCGATCATGTCTCCTCTGGCTGCTCGCATTGCAGATACAACAGCGACTGAAAAATCTTATCCCCCTGGACAACTAATAAGTAGTAAAGCTAGTAACGACGATGCTGCCTTGGTAAAGCGTAAACCAGCGTCGATAGAAACGCGCAAATTTGAGCAGACGGTAATGCTCCGCCCTTCGCCCAGATGGTCGAGATTGACGATGGCCTGTATTATGGGAGTCACTGCATTTACGCTTATTTGGGCAAAATTTGCCAAGATTGAGCAGGTAATTCCTACTCAAGGAATGATTCAACCCATAGGCAAAACCCAGGAAATTCAGGTTCCTACCAACGGTGTAGTCAAAGAAGTTCGAGTTGAAGAGGGCGATCGCGTCGAGGAAGGCGATGTTTTGATGGTTTTAGACACCACCACTTCTAAAGCGCAGGTAAATTCTTTAACTCAGGTACGCAAAACTTTAAAACAGGAAAATAGGTTTTATCGAGCTTTATTAGCTGGCAAAGTTAATGCTAATAATTTTAATAGCACAGTGGCTGCTTTGAAAATTCCCCCAGAAGTAGCTTCTTTGTCACGCAACCGAGCCGAATTAAGAGATGAGAACGCATTGTTAAATAATCTTTTAAACGGTTCTGGAGGTAATTTTGATCCCGATCAACTTCAGCGACTACAAGCTTCTAGAGCCGACTTAACTGAACGCACCGCATCAGCCAGATTGGAGGTTGAACAGCTAGAAAGACAGTCGGAGCAAAATGACATTCAGCTTCAAGACACTCGGGCGCAGTTGGAAACAGGCAAACAGAATTTACAAGAAATTATTAACCGTAATCTAGAGTCGAGGAAACAGGCGGAAGATAGTATCAAGATTGAACGGGAAACTTTAGCCTCAATGATGCCTGTTTATAAAGCAGGTGGCATCGCCAAATATCAGGTTTCTCAACAAAGACAAAAAATCAACGATCGCAATGCCTCAATGGTCAATGCGATGAAGCAAGGAAATTTAGAACGCGATCGCCAGGAACAGGATATAACCACTTTACAGGCAGAAATTAATCGTTTGCTCCAGGAAGGAGAAAGATTATCTTTAGACATCTCTCAGGCAAAACAACAGTTAAGCAACACTACTTCGGTATCGAAAAAAGATTTCTATGACCAAAGGGCAAGCAACCGCATCAGACTCTCAGAAATTGATAGTCAGCTAAATAAAACCATAGTCGAAAACGATAAACAGATTGCAGAAATCAATAGTCAAGTTGCGGGGGCAGAGCAAAACTTGAGATATCAAACTATTGTTGCTCCTATTACGGGAGATGTATTCGATCTAACTGCTTATCCTGGCTATGTTCCTCCTGCTGGTCAAGCAGCTAAACCTATATTGCAAATTGTCCCAACCGAAGATTTAGTGGCAGAAGTGTTTGTGACGACTGACAAAATTGGCTTTGTGGAAAAAGGTATGCCTGTTGACGTGCGAATTAGTGCTTTCGACTTTGGCAGGTATGGTGGCATTGATGGCAAAGTTCAATTTATTAGCGCCAGTTCCTTAGAACCAGAACCACCCTACGATTTCTTCCGTTACGCCGTCAAAGTAAATTTGGATCAGGATTATCTTATGGTTGATGGTGAAAAGAAATATATCCGACCAGGGATGGAAGTGCAAGCCAATGTGAGAATTAATGAACATCGCACTGTTTGGAATTTGATGACCGATGAATTCTTAGGTGGAATTGAAAAATTCAAGGGACTTAGGTAA
- a CDS encoding superoxide dismutase: MLSSQTTLVAQAPTTDEFTLPPLPYAYDALNPYIDSETMTIHHDKHHAKYVTNLNEAIALHPDLKGQSVEDLLLNLDTLPEDIMTTVRNNGGGHANHTMFWSIMTPNSQGEPTGEIAEAITTTFGDFATFQEEFNTAGTKRFGSGWAWLVMNDQKELAVTSTANQDSPLMEGQYPIMGNDVWEHAYYLKYQNKREDYLNAWWNVVNWDEVNKRFQAANSFFE, translated from the coding sequence ATGCTATCTTCCCAAACTACTTTGGTTGCTCAAGCCCCAACGACGGATGAATTTACCCTACCGCCTTTACCCTATGCCTATGATGCTTTAAATCCCTATATCGATAGCGAAACCATGACCATACATCATGATAAACATCATGCTAAATATGTCACGAATCTCAATGAAGCGATCGCTCTCCATCCTGATTTAAAAGGGCAATCCGTTGAGGATCTGTTGCTTAATCTGGATACTCTTCCTGAAGATATTATGACTACTGTACGCAACAATGGCGGTGGTCATGCCAATCACACTATGTTTTGGTCAATTATGACTCCTAATAGCCAGGGAGAACCCACTGGTGAAATTGCCGAAGCAATTACAACAACTTTTGGTGACTTTGCCACTTTTCAAGAAGAATTTAATACTGCGGGAACAAAACGCTTTGGTAGTGGTTGGGCTTGGCTAGTAATGAACGATCAAAAAGAATTAGCCGTTACTAGCACTGCTAATCAAGATAGTCCCCTAATGGAAGGTCAATACCCCATTATGGGCAACGATGTTTGGGAACATGCTTATTATCTTAAATACCAAAACAAGAGAGAGGATTATTTAAACGCCTGGTGGAATGTGGTTAATTGGGATGAGGTAAATAAGCGATTTCAAGCAGCCAACAGTTTCTTTGAATAG
- a CDS encoding mechanosensitive ion channel family protein codes for MQETQGGINSKCFMGSKIKRNFFEVLIGTVLLLNLLAIPTWAQLPLSPKLNLSTLIESDSANKILSVCVYLDGSCLFKLSDQKSDLAQRINYVEEQLAEIKNTYLNADSVQLSIVAQGDQNRQSLKALVGSKKIPVLTLKPKDINVDGIDLETQAKQIGDRIKRGLEQAKLQRQPAYLLQQAKLAGTGLLLMVLSNFMLWRWIKRLTQTKVTFSQDADLPSQLEQRRTLNLKEVKYRLLQLIQLTIWIGGTLIILGLFPQTRPIQLWSITILRIPLQLMVVIWVCYVLIRLSYAAIARINAAITNDAFTQNYVLNNNINQRLQVRVNTFSRLFRGIMTFIWAGIALFISLSMIGFNVTPLLAGAGVLGLAFSFASQNLIKDTINGLLIIFEDQYAVGDVITIGEVGGLVENLNLRITQLRDGEGRLITIPNSSISVVANHSNGWSRSDLKIPVAYYANVDEAIALITEIAEQMYQDCECRAKILEPPQVLGVEEFAERGFIIRLWFKTEPLRQWEISREFRRRLKNAFEAAGIPLPLPQQQIWLSRHNLIPDQKN; via the coding sequence ATGCAAGAAACCCAAGGTGGGATAAACTCAAAATGTTTTATGGGTAGCAAGATTAAAAGAAATTTTTTTGAGGTATTGATCGGCACGGTTCTTTTGCTGAATTTGTTGGCTATTCCTACTTGGGCGCAGTTGCCATTATCACCCAAACTAAATTTGTCAACTTTGATAGAAAGTGATTCAGCTAATAAGATCTTGTCAGTTTGCGTCTATTTAGATGGCAGTTGCTTGTTTAAATTATCTGACCAAAAATCTGATTTGGCTCAACGCATTAACTATGTGGAAGAACAGTTAGCTGAGATTAAAAATACCTATCTGAATGCTGATTCTGTTCAACTAAGTATTGTTGCACAAGGAGATCAAAATCGGCAAAGCCTGAAGGCATTAGTTGGCAGCAAAAAAATTCCTGTTTTAACTCTCAAACCCAAAGATATCAATGTTGATGGTATTGACTTAGAAACTCAAGCAAAGCAAATTGGCGATCGCATTAAAAGAGGCTTAGAACAAGCTAAGTTGCAAAGACAGCCTGCTTATTTACTCCAGCAAGCTAAGTTAGCAGGGACAGGATTGTTGCTGATGGTATTGAGTAACTTTATGTTGTGGCGCTGGATCAAACGTTTAACCCAGACAAAAGTTACCTTCAGCCAAGATGCCGATCTACCATCTCAACTAGAACAAAGAAGAACACTTAACCTTAAGGAAGTAAAATACCGCCTCTTGCAACTGATTCAGTTAACTATTTGGATTGGTGGCACATTAATCATTTTAGGTTTGTTTCCCCAAACTCGCCCGATCCAATTATGGAGCATTACTATCCTCAGAATTCCCCTACAGTTAATGGTTGTGATCTGGGTTTGCTATGTTTTAATCCGCTTAAGCTATGCGGCGATCGCTAGAATTAATGCAGCTATTACTAATGATGCTTTTACCCAGAACTATGTTTTAAATAACAATATCAATCAACGACTTCAGGTAAGAGTTAATACTTTCTCTCGATTATTTAGAGGGATTATGACCTTTATTTGGGCGGGAATTGCCTTATTTATCTCCCTCAGCATGATTGGTTTTAATGTTACCCCTTTACTGGCTGGCGCGGGAGTTTTAGGTTTAGCTTTTTCTTTTGCTTCTCAAAACTTAATTAAAGATACGATTAACGGCTTACTAATTATTTTTGAAGATCAATATGCCGTTGGCGATGTGATAACTATCGGCGAGGTAGGGGGTTTAGTCGAAAACTTAAATTTGCGTATTACTCAACTGCGAGATGGAGAAGGGCGTTTAATTACTATTCCCAATAGCTCGATCAGCGTGGTGGCTAATCATTCTAACGGTTGGTCGAGATCGGATTTAAAAATTCCTGTGGCATATTACGCCAATGTCGATGAAGCGATCGCCTTAATTACAGAAATAGCCGAGCAAATGTATCAAGACTGTGAATGTCGCGCTAAAATTCTGGAACCACCACAGGTATTAGGTGTAGAAGAATTTGCCGAACGCGGTTTTATTATTCGCCTCTGGTTTAAAACCGAACCCCTAAGACAGTGGGAAATCTCCCGCGAATTTCGTCGTCGTCTCAAAAATGCCTTTGAAGCAGCGGGTATTCCCTTACCTCTCCCTCAGCAACAGATTTGGCTGAGTCGGCATAATTTAATTCCAGATCAAAAAAATTAA
- a CDS encoding tetratricopeptide repeat protein has product MVDPQAIWQSISKSLVDNQDLTRILLTITGSSVTVTGLITLIWWYRNQKRKRKFPVAIASPFEIIRPHSDVLSIVFPGDKQDPLADASIRYQNRCPTRQISVRQELIRQLEESNWLLIEGRTGLGKTREAAELAQHFNREGWTVLWLKLGAWIDEPTTEHLRELNSDRKLLFLLDDLNQKMSYGLKQKSPRAETLPLEPLNEPLQTRLLKTLKIYEEFCHDGEIKVIATARNERQPDTFGKPSAWNKLEKNKYPQFWNRFTVYELPEPEDEAISQLLRVTIPDTEIYATEENYLPIARQNDRTFRNVVENLVRLRNRELPLTPNNYRDTLKDNWSRRYQDAVKRYPIAVCIYGAVDLLKQLNITLTREIIKQTALLILDNQPWQLWHPYSITKVLNYLIDAEQILTPRDGQIEARERTIEPQQYIKQLTKLVLKLKEKQLDPTSLYNFGVNLTNLNFYQEALQVYNKSLKINPDDSQAWNNQGSVLVSLNLYPEALQSFNKALEIKPDKNEALYNKGNVLVNLNRHQEALDFYDQALKIKGDFYQACHNKGIVLADLNRHEEALQFFKKALELKPDFDQALYSQGNVLTNLKCYEEALDSYAQALELKPDNDQTWYNRGIVLKDLNCHQEALDSFNKALELKPDFYQARYNQGNMLVSLNRYQEALDSFNKALELKPDFYQAWNNKGSVLVRLNRHQEALQAFEKALELKPDFHLALYNFGTALFDLNCYQKALQSFNNILELKPDFHLAWYNKACIFSLQNNVDLAIEHLAEAIKLNPEYQEMAKTDSDFDKIRDDSKFKALIDD; this is encoded by the coding sequence ATGGTTGACCCTCAAGCTATTTGGCAGTCAATTAGCAAGTCTCTTGTCGATAATCAGGATTTAACCAGAATCTTATTGACTATTACTGGTTCAAGCGTAACTGTAACTGGCTTGATTACTTTGATTTGGTGGTATCGCAATCAAAAGCGAAAGCGAAAATTTCCTGTTGCTATTGCTTCTCCTTTTGAAATTATTCGTCCTCATAGTGATGTACTATCTATAGTTTTTCCTGGGGATAAACAAGATCCTTTAGCTGATGCCTCAATTCGGTATCAAAATCGTTGTCCAACCAGGCAAATAAGTGTCCGCCAGGAATTAATTCGGCAGCTTGAGGAATCAAATTGGCTTTTAATTGAAGGTAGAACAGGATTAGGCAAAACTAGAGAAGCAGCAGAACTCGCGCAGCATTTTAATCGGGAAGGCTGGACGGTTCTATGGCTCAAGTTAGGAGCATGGATAGACGAACCCACAACAGAACACTTGAGGGAACTTAACAGCGATCGCAAATTGCTTTTTCTGCTCGATGACCTCAACCAAAAAATGTCTTATGGTTTAAAACAAAAATCTCCCCGTGCTGAAACATTGCCCCTTGAGCCTTTAAACGAACCGTTACAAACCAGACTGCTAAAGACCTTAAAAATATACGAGGAATTTTGCCATGATGGAGAAATAAAAGTAATCGCCACTGCTCGGAATGAAAGACAGCCTGACACTTTTGGTAAACCTAGTGCTTGGAATAAATTAGAAAAAAACAAATATCCTCAATTTTGGAATCGTTTTACTGTTTACGAATTGCCCGAACCAGAAGATGAAGCAATTTCTCAGCTATTGAGAGTAACTATTCCTGATACAGAAATTTATGCTACAGAAGAAAACTATTTACCCATCGCCAGACAAAATGACCGTACCTTTAGAAACGTGGTAGAAAATCTAGTCAGGCTAAGAAACCGAGAATTACCCTTAACACCTAATAATTATCGCGACACTCTTAAAGATAACTGGAGTAGACGTTATCAAGATGCAGTCAAGAGATATCCTATAGCTGTCTGTATTTATGGTGCAGTGGATTTATTAAAACAATTAAACATTACTTTAACAAGAGAAATTATTAAACAGACCGCTTTACTAATCTTGGATAATCAACCTTGGCAACTATGGCATCCTTATTCCATTACCAAAGTCTTAAATTATCTAATTGATGCCGAACAAATTCTTACTCCTCGTGACGGACAAATTGAAGCTCGCGAACGAACTATTGAACCTCAACAATATATTAAACAGCTAACTAAATTAGTTTTAAAACTTAAGGAGAAACAACTTGATCCTACCTCATTGTATAATTTCGGGGTGAATCTCACCAACTTAAACTTTTACCAAGAAGCTCTCCAAGTCTATAATAAGTCTCTAAAAATTAATCCTGATGATAGCCAAGCTTGGAATAACCAAGGTAGTGTGTTAGTTAGCTTAAACCTTTATCCAGAAGCCCTCCAATCTTTTAATAAAGCTTTGGAAATCAAACCTGATAAAAATGAAGCTTTGTATAACAAAGGCAATGTGTTGGTTAATTTAAACCGTCACCAAGAAGCACTCGATTTCTACGATCAAGCTCTGAAAATTAAAGGCGATTTTTATCAAGCCTGTCATAACAAAGGCATTGTATTAGCTGACTTAAACCGTCATGAAGAAGCCCTCCAATTTTTTAAAAAGGCTCTGGAATTGAAACCTGATTTTGACCAAGCCTTATATAGTCAGGGTAATGTGTTAACTAACTTAAAGTGTTACGAAGAAGCTCTCGATTCCTACGCTCAAGCTCTGGAATTAAAACCTGATAATGATCAAACCTGGTACAACAGAGGCATTGTGCTGAAAGATTTAAACTGTCATCAAGAAGCTCTCGATTCCTTTAATAAGGCTCTAGAATTAAAACCTGATTTTTACCAAGCTAGGTATAATCAAGGTAATATGCTGGTTAGCCTAAACCGTTACCAAGAAGCTCTCGATTCCTTTAATAAAGCTCTAGAATTAAAACCTGATTTTTACCAAGCCTGGAACAACAAAGGCAGCGTGTTGGTTAGATTAAACCGTCACCAAGAAGCCCTCCAAGCCTTTGAAAAAGCTCTAGAATTAAAACCTGATTTTCACCTAGCCTTGTATAATTTTGGTACTGCACTATTTGACTTAAACTGTTATCAAAAAGCTCTCCAATCCTTCAACAATATTCTGGAATTAAAACCTGATTTTCACCTAGCCTGGTATAACAAAGCTTGTATATTTTCTTTACAGAACAATGTTGACTTGGCAATTGAGCATTTGGCAGAGGCAATTAAGCTAAATCCTGAATATCAAGAGATGGCAAAAACTGACTCGGATTTTGACAAAATTCGCGATGACTCTAAATTTAAAGCTTTGATTGATGATTAG
- a CDS encoding CPBP family intramembrane metalloprotease yields MTIKRVILALLTILAIVQIGSSLKNSFDQPQIQSRLELYQTNLVLQVAEFKTSPENDFDLNGAVSSLVGQDPYDAASKKYQQVRQESVTSRDKFQSQLQQLSQAESSAIEVADPTINNNLALKTQLKQEIVELNQFVNELDLKQGILFGVQNKSAEAIALWQQVIDRLDNSNRYAQTATVLKQLWQDKTQLGADEVAIINRNLDGWFRYQALAKYNEVNHLKEDLALLQAQESNIALNSIFKLALISGIPVFGGIGGVILLVFLIIQRFVKPEAAIITTNGQTGWKTPWDWEIIWQVLIVGFFFVGQFLLPIIISLAGINPSGSSLRIKALYVLGTYILMAVGGISVLYLSLKSYFPLPEEWFRFKFKSNWFVWGFGGYLVAIPLVLLVSALNQQIWHGQGGSNPLLFLALQAQDRVALAIFFSTASIAAPIFEEIMFRGFLLPSLTRYTSVNGAIVISGFIFAVAHLSLSEVLPLATLGIVLGFVYTRSRNLLAPMLLHCLWNSGTLVSLFVLGSGV; encoded by the coding sequence ATGACGATTAAACGAGTAATTTTAGCTTTACTAACTATCTTGGCGATCGTCCAAATTGGATCTTCTTTAAAAAATAGTTTTGATCAACCTCAAATTCAAAGCCGTTTAGAGCTATATCAAACTAATTTAGTACTCCAGGTGGCAGAGTTTAAAACTAGCCCAGAAAATGATTTCGATCTTAACGGTGCGGTTAGCTCTTTAGTCGGGCAAGATCCTTATGACGCAGCCAGCAAGAAGTATCAGCAAGTTCGTCAAGAATCGGTTACTAGTCGCGATAAATTTCAATCTCAGCTACAACAACTTAGCCAAGCTGAATCAAGTGCGATCGAGGTTGCCGATCCCACAATTAATAATAATCTGGCGCTGAAAACTCAGTTAAAACAGGAAATCGTTGAGTTAAATCAATTTGTCAACGAACTCGATCTCAAACAAGGAATTTTATTTGGAGTACAAAATAAATCAGCAGAGGCGATCGCTCTTTGGCAACAGGTAATCGATCGTCTCGATAACTCTAATCGTTATGCTCAAACGGCAACGGTACTAAAACAGCTATGGCAGGATAAAACTCAATTGGGTGCTGATGAAGTGGCAATAATTAACCGTAATCTAGATGGTTGGTTTCGCTATCAAGCTTTAGCTAAATACAATGAAGTTAATCACCTCAAAGAAGATTTAGCCTTGCTACAGGCACAAGAGTCGAACATTGCTCTCAACTCTATATTTAAACTCGCGCTAATTAGTGGGATTCCCGTTTTTGGTGGTATTGGTGGGGTAATTCTGCTGGTTTTTCTAATTATTCAGCGTTTTGTTAAGCCTGAAGCAGCAATTATTACAACTAATGGTCAAACTGGCTGGAAAACACCTTGGGATTGGGAAATCATTTGGCAAGTCTTAATTGTGGGCTTTTTCTTTGTCGGTCAATTTTTGTTACCGATTATTATTAGTCTGGCGGGCATCAATCCTAGTGGTTCGTCTTTGAGAATCAAGGCTTTATATGTCTTGGGAACTTATATTTTGATGGCTGTAGGCGGAATTTCCGTTTTATATTTATCGCTTAAATCATACTTTCCTCTCCCTGAAGAATGGTTTAGATTTAAGTTCAAAAGCAACTGGTTTGTCTGGGGATTTGGCGGTTATTTGGTAGCCATACCTTTAGTCTTATTAGTGTCGGCGCTCAATCAGCAAATCTGGCATGGGCAAGGAGGCAGCAACCCACTGCTATTTCTTGCTTTACAGGCTCAGGATCGAGTGGCGCTAGCGATCTTTTTTAGTACCGCTTCCATCGCTGCACCGATCTTTGAAGAAATCATGTTTCGCGGTTTTTTGTTACCGTCTTTGACACGATACACTTCCGTTAACGGTGCGATTGTGATTAGCGGTTTTATCTTTGCTGTGGCTCACTTAAGTTTATCCGAAGTTTTACCCCTAGCTACTTTGGGCATCGTCTTAGGATTTGTCTATACGCGATCGCGCAATCTTCTTGCTCCCATGTTGCTCCATTGTCTCTGGAATAGTGGCACTCTAGTTAGTCTGTTTGTCTTGGGTAGTGGAGTTTAA
- a CDS encoding methyltransferase domain-containing protein: MKFSAKISAKYFVRLISIVAIAFLLSNFIYTPIAQAQASYPTYYREKKIHHPDGIGKYYMKREIAQVMGHQAIMWLERESRVESEKPDLTVQNLNLKPDDVVADIGAGSGYFSFRMAQQVPEGKVYAVDIQPEMLEAIALLKEDRQITNVETVLGQENNPNLPTESIDLALMVDAYHEFAYPREMMEGIVQALKPGGRVVLLEYRKENPMIMIKSLHKMTQKQVKKELQAVGLKWQETKELLPEQHFLVFSKRLRPSS, translated from the coding sequence ATGAAATTTAGTGCAAAAATTAGTGCCAAATACTTTGTGCGGTTAATTAGCATAGTTGCGATCGCTTTTCTCTTAAGTAACTTTATCTACACTCCGATTGCTCAGGCTCAAGCTAGTTATCCTACCTATTACCGCGAGAAAAAGATTCATCATCCTGACGGCATCGGCAAATACTATATGAAGCGTGAAATCGCCCAAGTAATGGGGCATCAGGCAATAATGTGGTTGGAAAGAGAAAGTAGAGTAGAGTCAGAAAAACCTGATTTAACAGTCCAGAATTTAAACCTTAAGCCCGATGATGTGGTGGCGGATATTGGGGCAGGATCGGGTTATTTTAGTTTTCGTATGGCACAGCAAGTTCCAGAAGGCAAGGTATATGCGGTAGATATTCAGCCTGAAATGTTAGAAGCGATCGCCCTACTTAAGGAAGATCGGCAGATTACTAATGTTGAGACGGTTTTAGGACAAGAAAACAATCCTAACTTGCCGACTGAAAGCATTGATTTAGCCTTGATGGTAGATGCCTATCATGAATTTGCCTATCCCAGAGAAATGATGGAGGGGATTGTTCAAGCTTTAAAGCCAGGAGGCAGAGTAGTTTTATTAGAGTACCGTAAGGAAAACCCGATGATTATGATTAAGTCGTTGCATAAAATGACTCAAAAGCAGGTCAAGAAAGAACTTCAGGCAGTTGGCTTAAAATGGCAGGAAACCAAAGAACTTCTACCAGAACAGCATTTTTTAGTGTTTAGCAAAAGGCTTCGCCCTAGCTCTTAG
- a CDS encoding folate/biopterin family MFS transporter, translating into MIANPFESEGIKKLIQDKILFGNQPSAELFGILTVYFVQGILGLSRLAVSFFLKDDLGLSPAEVAALTGIAAFPWIIKPLFGFISDGLPIFGYRRRPYLILSGLLGCASWLALATLVNNAFTATVVILFTSLAVAISDVIVDSLIVERAREESLSQSGSLQSLSWGASALGGLLTAYFSGLLLQHFSSNQVFEITASFPLIVSAVAWLITEEKVNQDNPETQISPVKGQIQQLWGAVKQKQVWLPIAFLFAWQATPTADSAFFFFSTNELGFKPEFLGRVRLVTSFASLVGIFLFQRYLKTVPFRKILGWSTVIAAILGMTTLLLVTHTNRALGIDDHWFSLGDSLILTVVGQITWMPVLVLSARLCPPGVEATLFALLMSIWNLSGLLSHELGALLTSWLGVTESNFDNLWLLVIITNLSTLLPLPFLGWLPSGDPQTEQSSHDFAPGEAPIHNSGGLIESGITPSLVPEFAINHHLNKSQDEC; encoded by the coding sequence ATGATTGCTAACCCCTTTGAGTCCGAAGGTATTAAAAAACTAATTCAGGATAAAATTCTCTTTGGCAATCAGCCAAGTGCAGAGCTATTCGGCATTCTGACCGTTTATTTCGTTCAAGGAATACTCGGATTATCGCGGTTAGCAGTTAGCTTTTTTTTAAAAGATGATCTGGGTTTGAGTCCTGCTGAAGTAGCTGCTCTAACAGGTATCGCTGCTTTCCCTTGGATCATCAAACCATTATTTGGCTTTATCTCTGATGGTTTACCTATCTTTGGCTATCGTCGCCGACCATATCTAATCTTATCAGGATTACTCGGCTGTGCATCTTGGCTAGCTTTAGCAACCCTAGTTAATAATGCTTTTACCGCAACCGTAGTTATTCTCTTTACCTCTCTTGCTGTAGCAATTAGCGATGTAATTGTCGATTCTCTAATTGTTGAACGAGCTAGGGAAGAGTCTTTGTCCCAATCTGGCTCATTGCAATCTCTATCCTGGGGTGCTTCCGCCCTAGGAGGACTATTAACAGCCTACTTTAGTGGCTTACTCCTACAACACTTCAGCAGCAATCAGGTATTTGAAATTACTGCCTCTTTTCCCCTGATTGTTTCAGCAGTAGCTTGGTTAATTACCGAAGAAAAAGTTAATCAAGATAATCCAGAAACCCAAATATCTCCCGTCAAAGGTCAAATTCAGCAATTATGGGGGGCAGTTAAGCAAAAACAAGTCTGGTTGCCGATCGCTTTTTTGTTTGCTTGGCAAGCCACTCCCACCGCCGATTCAGCCTTCTTTTTCTTTAGTACCAACGAGTTAGGATTTAAACCTGAATTTCTGGGTAGAGTGCGTCTAGTGACTAGCTTCGCTTCCTTGGTAGGAATTTTCTTATTTCAGCGTTACCTTAAAACCGTACCGTTTCGTAAGATTCTCGGCTGGAGTACCGTAATTGCTGCCATTTTAGGGATGACAACTCTACTTCTAGTTACCCACACTAACCGAGCTTTAGGAATTGACGATCATTGGTTTAGTTTAGGAGATAGTCTGATCTTAACCGTTGTAGGACAGATTACTTGGATGCCTGTACTGGTACTATCAGCACGTCTTTGCCCTCCAGGAGTTGAAGCTACTCTATTTGCTCTGTTGATGTCGATTTGGAATTTATCTGGGCTACTGTCTCACGAATTAGGAGCCTTGCTGACTTCTTGGTTAGGAGTCACAGAAAGCAATTTCGACAACCTCTGGCTGTTAGTGATTATCACTAATCTTTCTACTCTGCTTCCTCTGCCCTTTTTAGGCTGGCTACCTTCAGGAGATCCCCAAACAGAACAATCTAGCCATGATTTTGCCCCAGGAGAAGCACCCATCCATAATTCAGGTGGCTTAATCGAGTCGGGGATTACTCCTAGTTTAGTCCCAGAATTCGCGATTAATCATCACCTCAACAAGAGTCAGGATGAATGCTGA